A portion of the Microlunatus phosphovorus NM-1 genome contains these proteins:
- a CDS encoding TetR/AcrR family transcriptional regulator, with amino-acid sequence MATSSRDRGVAPAQREPTRARRPGRVRMRGTERREQLIEIARPLFAEKGFEGTSVEEIAAAAQVSKPVVYEHFGGKEGLYAVVVDREVSYLLTSIEDALATGGRSRELVEQAALALLDYVETHTDGFRILVRDSSVASSSGSFASLLSDIASQVEGLLVTEFKRHGLEAKTAPMYAQMLVGMIALTGQWWLNARKPKKSEVAAHLVNLAWNGLAHLDTKPRLVTDP; translated from the coding sequence CAGCTCTCGTGACCGCGGCGTCGCCCCTGCCCAGCGGGAACCCACGCGGGCGCGCCGGCCCGGGCGGGTCCGGATGCGCGGCACCGAGCGCCGTGAGCAGCTGATCGAGATCGCTCGGCCGTTGTTCGCCGAGAAGGGATTCGAAGGCACCTCGGTGGAGGAGATCGCGGCCGCCGCGCAGGTCAGCAAACCGGTCGTGTACGAACACTTCGGCGGCAAGGAGGGCCTGTACGCGGTCGTCGTCGACCGCGAGGTCAGCTATCTGCTGACCTCGATCGAGGATGCACTGGCCACCGGCGGACGCTCCCGGGAACTCGTCGAGCAGGCCGCGCTGGCGCTGCTGGACTATGTGGAAACGCACACCGACGGATTCCGGATCCTGGTCCGCGACTCCTCGGTCGCGAGCTCCTCGGGGTCCTTCGCCAGTCTGCTGAGCGACATCGCCTCTCAGGTCGAAGGCTTGCTGGTCACGGAGTTCAAGCGACACGGGCTGGAGGCCAAGACCGCCCCGATGTATGCCCAGATGCTGGTCGGGATGATCGCTCTGACCGGCCAGTGGTGGCTGAACGCCCGCAAGCCGAAGAAGTCCGAGGTCGCCGCCCACCTGGTCAACCTGGCCTGGAACGGCCTGGCCCACCTCGACACCAAGCCGCGGCTGGTCACCGATCCCTGA
- a CDS encoding MFS transporter, producing MPQAPTLPTRPVRAATPLSSRTAVNAVLLMFAVNGMLLGGYGGSLPSVRDRLDLDATQIAIMLFSGGLAGITTMQIGGRLADKIGARRIVFAGLPLLIAAAVVLAFAPTYPIAIVAGLLFGLGNGAMDIAMNALGVQVEAARRRPIMSRFHAFFSIGNFVGAGVVLVMAKALGITGSGIVLPVMVTLAAIAVAVLVLLVRIAPEAAVVSHSTDGGARTKIPAMAWVLCLMSMAFGLSEGTAVDWSSLHVTDVAQVDPTVGALGLIAVSGFMVIIRLFGDGLVARFGRRTVVRYGGACAAVGYAMVALVSSLPLLVVGWALVGFGVGMIAPQVYAVAGHLGGGRVLAVVVTFGYATFLAGPAIIGFLVNHVGIQHAMVVPALLCVGVVFLASTLPKTDADLENARTAR from the coding sequence GTGCCTCAGGCCCCCACCCTGCCTACTCGGCCCGTTCGCGCCGCCACCCCGCTGTCCAGCCGCACGGCCGTCAACGCCGTACTCCTCATGTTCGCCGTCAACGGCATGCTCCTGGGCGGCTACGGCGGCAGTCTCCCGTCGGTTCGGGACCGGCTGGATCTCGATGCCACTCAGATCGCGATCATGCTCTTCAGCGGCGGACTGGCCGGCATCACCACCATGCAGATCGGCGGCCGGCTGGCCGACAAGATCGGGGCACGTCGCATCGTCTTCGCCGGCCTGCCGCTGCTGATCGCCGCTGCCGTCGTGCTGGCCTTCGCGCCCACGTACCCGATCGCGATCGTCGCCGGGCTGTTGTTCGGGCTCGGCAACGGCGCCATGGACATCGCCATGAACGCCCTGGGCGTGCAGGTCGAAGCCGCCCGCCGCCGGCCGATCATGAGCCGGTTCCACGCCTTCTTCTCGATCGGCAACTTCGTCGGTGCCGGTGTGGTGCTCGTGATGGCCAAGGCGCTGGGCATCACCGGCTCAGGCATCGTGTTGCCGGTGATGGTCACCCTCGCCGCCATCGCGGTGGCCGTGCTCGTCCTGCTGGTCCGCATCGCACCGGAGGCTGCGGTCGTCAGCCACTCCACGGACGGCGGCGCCCGGACGAAGATCCCGGCGATGGCCTGGGTGCTCTGTCTGATGTCGATGGCGTTCGGGCTGTCGGAGGGTACGGCGGTCGACTGGTCGTCCCTGCACGTCACCGATGTCGCCCAGGTCGACCCCACGGTCGGCGCCCTCGGCCTGATCGCGGTCAGCGGCTTCATGGTGATCATCCGGCTGTTCGGCGACGGCCTGGTGGCCCGCTTCGGTCGGCGCACCGTGGTCCGGTACGGCGGCGCCTGCGCGGCCGTCGGGTATGCGATGGTCGCCCTGGTCAGTTCGCTGCCGCTGCTCGTCGTCGGTTGGGCACTGGTGGGATTCGGGGTCGGCATGATCGCCCCGCAGGTCTATGCGGTGGCCGGTCACCTGGGCGGCGGCCGAGTGCTCGCCGTGGTGGTGACCTTCGGGTACGCGACCTTCCTCGCCGGGCCCGCCATCATCGGCTTCCTGGTGAATCACGTCGGCATCCAGCACGCCATGGTGGTGCCCGCCCTGCTGTGCGTCGGCGTCGTGTTCCTGGCCAGCACGCTCCCCAAGACCGACGCGGACCTGGAGAACGCCCGCACCGCGCGCTGA
- a CDS encoding MarR family winged helix-turn-helix transcriptional regulator produces MPAAPSESPESSGQLRDEVDRLVEAWRRERPDLDVSPMQVLSRVTRLARHLDKVRGTAFAASGLESWEFDVLAALRRAGPSHHLSPGQLLKETMVTSGTMTNRIDRLSARGLVTRDPHPGDRRAVVVALTESGREAVDQAFADLMTAEQQILAELAPQHRQAITVALRELLARYGTDFDS; encoded by the coding sequence GTGCCCGCTGCGCCGTCCGAGTCTCCTGAGTCATCGGGACAGCTGCGCGACGAGGTCGATCGGTTGGTCGAGGCCTGGCGGCGGGAACGCCCTGACCTCGATGTCTCCCCGATGCAGGTGCTCTCGCGGGTGACCCGGCTGGCCCGGCACCTGGACAAGGTACGCGGCACAGCCTTCGCGGCCTCGGGCCTGGAGTCCTGGGAGTTCGACGTGCTCGCCGCGCTGCGCCGAGCCGGCCCGAGCCACCACCTGTCCCCCGGTCAGCTGCTCAAGGAGACCATGGTCACCTCGGGCACCATGACCAACCGGATCGACCGGCTCAGCGCCCGTGGCCTGGTCACCCGCGACCCCCATCCCGGGGATCGGCGGGCCGTCGTGGTCGCGTTGACCGAGTCCGGTCGTGAGGCGGTCGATCAGGCCTTCGCCGATCTGATGACGGCGGAGCAGCAGATCCTGGCCGAGTTGGCTCCGCAGCACCGGCAGGCCATCACCGTCGCGCTCCGCGAGCTCTTGGCCCGGTACGGCACCGACTTCGACTCCTGA
- a CDS encoding 4-(cytidine 5'-diphospho)-2-C-methyl-D-erythritol kinase has protein sequence MSAPITPVPAGVRVRVPAKINLALCVGPPRPDGFHPLATVYQAVSLFDEIQAVWDEPGVFTVSVSGEGASQVPCDERNLALRAARLLAAKHGDGQPLGVALSIQKSIPVAGGLAGGSSNGAAALLACADLWALDVSLEQMLALAAELGSDVPFALLGGTALGGGRGEQVVPALARGSYHWVLGFGWTGLSTPAVYRTYDELRPDATKPQVPAELMAALRAGDAGRLAKALVNDLQEPAFHLQPQLRRTLETGLDYGALGGIVSGSGPTCAFLVASEAAAIDLCVALTADGVVRTARPVVGPVPGARLLG, from the coding sequence ATGTCTGCCCCGATCACGCCCGTGCCCGCTGGCGTCCGCGTCCGCGTGCCGGCCAAGATCAACCTGGCGTTGTGCGTGGGGCCGCCGCGACCCGACGGCTTCCATCCACTGGCGACCGTCTATCAGGCGGTGTCGCTGTTCGACGAGATCCAGGCGGTCTGGGACGAGCCCGGCGTATTCACCGTCTCGGTGAGCGGCGAGGGCGCCAGTCAGGTGCCGTGCGACGAACGCAACCTGGCGCTGCGGGCGGCCCGGCTGCTCGCCGCGAAGCACGGCGACGGCCAACCGCTCGGAGTGGCGCTGTCGATCCAGAAGTCGATCCCCGTCGCCGGTGGGCTGGCCGGCGGATCATCCAACGGTGCGGCGGCCCTGTTGGCCTGCGCCGACCTGTGGGCGCTGGACGTGTCGCTGGAGCAGATGCTGGCCCTGGCCGCAGAACTGGGCAGCGACGTGCCGTTCGCATTGCTCGGTGGTACGGCGCTCGGTGGCGGCCGGGGCGAACAGGTGGTCCCCGCACTCGCGCGCGGGTCCTATCACTGGGTGCTCGGTTTCGGCTGGACCGGATTGTCGACGCCAGCGGTCTATCGCACCTATGACGAGCTGCGGCCCGATGCGACCAAGCCCCAGGTGCCGGCCGAGCTGATGGCCGCCTTGCGGGCCGGTGATGCCGGCCGGCTGGCCAAGGCGCTGGTCAACGACCTGCAGGAGCCGGCCTTCCACCTGCAGCCGCAGCTTCGCCGTACTCTGGAGACGGGGCTGGACTACGGCGCGTTGGGTGGGATCGTCTCCGGCTCCGGCCCGACCTGCGCCTTCCTCGTCGCCTCGGAGGCGGCCGCCATCGACCTGTGTGTGGCGCTCACCGCCGATGGTGTGGTGCGCACCGCCCGGCCAGTCGTCGGACCCGTGCCGGGGGCACGGCTGCTCGGCTGA
- the rsmA gene encoding 16S rRNA (adenine(1518)-N(6)/adenine(1519)-N(6))-dimethyltransferase RsmA has protein sequence MESRPGLLSASAVRRLATRLDLRPTKQRGQNFVTDANTVRRIVALAGVQPDDVVLEIGPGLGSLTLGLLEAAERVVAVEIDPLLAGALPDTVAERLPARSAALSVVEADALRVAELPYEPTRVVANLPYNVSVPVLLHLLATFESWQHGLVMVQAEVADRLAAGPGSKTYGIPSVKMAWYAATARVGTVPPSVFWPVPNVDSGLVSITRRPPPETTATREQVFAVIDAAFAQRRKMLRSALAGLAGSSAAASAALEAAGVDPQARGEVLDVTAYARIAEQLTVAAG, from the coding sequence GTGGAATCCCGCCCCGGTCTGCTCTCGGCGAGCGCTGTACGTCGGCTCGCAACCCGACTCGACCTGCGACCGACCAAGCAACGCGGTCAGAACTTCGTCACCGACGCCAACACGGTACGCCGGATCGTCGCGCTGGCCGGGGTGCAGCCGGACGACGTGGTGCTCGAGATCGGGCCCGGACTGGGCTCGTTGACCCTGGGGCTGCTGGAAGCTGCCGAGCGAGTGGTGGCCGTGGAGATCGATCCGCTGTTGGCGGGCGCGCTGCCCGACACCGTTGCCGAGCGGCTGCCGGCTCGGTCGGCCGCGCTGTCGGTGGTCGAGGCGGATGCACTCCGGGTTGCTGAATTGCCGTACGAGCCCACCCGGGTGGTGGCCAATCTGCCGTACAACGTGTCGGTGCCGGTGCTGTTGCACTTGCTCGCCACTTTCGAGAGTTGGCAGCACGGCCTGGTGATGGTGCAGGCCGAGGTGGCTGACCGGCTGGCCGCCGGGCCAGGGTCGAAGACGTACGGCATCCCCTCGGTGAAGATGGCCTGGTACGCCGCCACGGCGCGGGTCGGGACGGTGCCGCCGAGTGTCTTCTGGCCGGTGCCCAACGTCGACTCGGGACTGGTCTCGATCACCCGGCGCCCCCCACCGGAGACGACAGCGACCCGGGAGCAGGTCTTCGCGGTGATCGACGCGGCGTTCGCGCAGCGCCGCAAGATGCTGCGTTCCGCGCTGGCGGGGCTGGCTGGTTCGTCCGCGGCTGCCTCGGCTGCGCTCGAGGCGGCCGGCGTCGATCCCCAGGCCCGCGGCGAGGTCTTGGACGTGACCGCGTACGCGCGGATCGCCGAGCAGCTCACGGTGGCTGCCGGCTGA
- a CDS encoding resuscitation-promoting factor, with amino-acid sequence MRKIIPVAAVGATALAVAGTTFAYAALNNDVTLAVDGQAQEVSTMSRTVGDVLAGQNITVGEHDVVAPSLDAPVVDGTKIAVQYGRQVTVTVDGAKQTFWTTATSVDQALQSLQFDSAGADLSTSRSAGIGREGLDFTVNTVKAITVDAGGKERKVKTTALTVGDALNDAGIAVDANDKVSAKEAAKVADGMSLTVVKVDIRTVTKTKKVAYRTVNKNTDSLAKGKTKVQTAGKTGERVVVLTEVRHDGKVVKRTEKSSKITKKAVDRVLLVGTKEDSMAAPSVAGNSVWDRLAQCESGGNWSINTGNGFYGGLQFTASTWRAMGGTGLPHQHSRETQIAVAKKLQARAGWGQWPACTSKLGLR; translated from the coding sequence GTGCGGAAGATCATCCCCGTTGCCGCGGTCGGAGCGACGGCCCTCGCCGTCGCCGGTACGACGTTCGCCTATGCGGCGCTGAACAACGACGTCACGCTGGCAGTCGACGGTCAGGCGCAAGAGGTCTCCACCATGAGCCGTACGGTCGGTGATGTCCTCGCCGGTCAGAACATCACGGTGGGCGAGCACGATGTCGTTGCACCGAGCCTGGACGCTCCGGTCGTCGACGGCACCAAGATCGCCGTGCAGTACGGACGCCAGGTCACCGTCACTGTGGACGGCGCGAAACAGACCTTCTGGACCACCGCGACCAGCGTCGACCAGGCCCTGCAGAGCCTGCAGTTCGACTCCGCCGGTGCCGATCTGTCCACCAGCCGCAGCGCCGGGATCGGCCGCGAGGGGCTCGACTTCACCGTGAACACCGTCAAGGCGATCACCGTTGATGCCGGTGGCAAGGAGCGGAAGGTCAAGACCACCGCGCTGACGGTGGGCGACGCCTTGAACGACGCCGGGATTGCGGTGGACGCCAATGACAAGGTGAGCGCCAAGGAAGCCGCCAAGGTCGCCGACGGGATGTCGCTCACGGTGGTCAAGGTGGACATCAGAACCGTGACCAAGACCAAGAAGGTTGCGTACCGCACCGTCAACAAGAACACCGATTCCCTCGCCAAGGGCAAGACCAAGGTCCAGACCGCGGGCAAGACGGGCGAGCGGGTGGTCGTGCTGACCGAGGTCCGGCACGACGGCAAGGTCGTGAAGCGGACCGAGAAGTCCTCCAAGATCACCAAGAAGGCGGTCGACCGGGTGCTGCTGGTCGGCACGAAGGAAGACTCCATGGCCGCCCCGTCGGTCGCCGGGAACTCCGTCTGGGATCGGCTGGCGCAGTGCGAGTCCGGTGGCAACTGGTCGATCAACACCGGCAACGGCTTCTACGGTGGTCTGCAGTTCACCGCCTCCACGTGGCGGGCGATGGGCGGCACCGGGTTGCCGCACCAGCACAGCCGGGAGACCCAGATCGCGGTTGCCAAGAAGCTGCAGGCGCGGGCCGGCTGGGGTCAGTGGCCGGCCTGCACCTCCAAGCTCGGCCTGCGCTGA
- a CDS encoding nitroreductase family protein translates to MVRRYDPAAPVPEDALERILDAGLRVPSAGFTQGVSLLVLDGPDKQRYWEITTDPEAPPDRWLAGMQTAPVLIVVWTDRTAYLDRYAEPDKGWIDRDPVRWTAPYWYVDAGMNTLALLYAAVDEGLGACFFGVPPDRIGPVRAAFGVPEHHELIGVVSVGRPAEVAARSRRGRRSAEELVHRGLWGHAG, encoded by the coding sequence ATGGTGCGGCGCTACGACCCGGCAGCCCCGGTGCCGGAGGATGCGCTGGAGCGGATCCTCGACGCCGGTCTGCGAGTGCCGTCGGCGGGCTTCACCCAAGGAGTGAGCCTGCTGGTCCTCGACGGGCCGGACAAGCAGCGCTACTGGGAGATCACCACGGACCCGGAGGCACCGCCGGATCGTTGGCTCGCCGGAATGCAGACCGCGCCGGTGCTGATCGTCGTCTGGACCGATCGCACCGCCTACCTGGACCGCTACGCCGAGCCCGACAAGGGCTGGATCGATCGCGATCCCGTGCGGTGGACTGCCCCCTATTGGTACGTCGATGCGGGGATGAACACTCTGGCGCTGCTCTATGCCGCCGTGGACGAGGGGCTGGGTGCGTGCTTCTTCGGTGTTCCCCCGGACCGGATCGGACCGGTCCGAGCCGCCTTCGGCGTACCGGAACATCACGAGTTGATCGGGGTGGTCAGTGTCGGCCGTCCGGCAGAGGTTGCCGCCAGGTCACGACGCGGCCGCAGGTCGGCCGAAGAGCTCGTCCACCGAGGGTTGTGGGGGCACGCCGGATAA
- a CDS encoding TatD family hydrolase, producing MNLPPLPEPLPHPVIDSHCHLDSAFEVSGLDPAEAIEQAAQVGVTRIVQIGCDLAGARFAVEAAERWDSVIAGVAIHPNDAARMRPDELPLALAEIEQMARRPRVRAIGETGLDHYRTRDEAGHQTQRDAFAWHIALAQATGKTLVIHDRDAHADVLDVLDAEGVPERVVMHCFSGDADFARACLDRGAWLSYAGPITFKPNEQLRAALRITPLDRILTETDAPYLTPVPYRGRANASYLIPHTARFMAEVLDRDLVEVCGALEQNAYAAFGGPWG from the coding sequence GTGAACCTGCCGCCGCTGCCTGAGCCACTCCCGCACCCGGTGATCGACTCGCACTGTCATCTCGACTCCGCGTTCGAGGTCAGTGGGCTGGATCCTGCGGAGGCGATCGAGCAGGCGGCGCAGGTCGGGGTGACCCGGATTGTGCAGATCGGCTGCGATCTGGCCGGCGCCCGGTTCGCGGTGGAGGCGGCGGAGCGGTGGGACAGCGTGATCGCCGGCGTCGCGATCCACCCCAACGACGCAGCCCGGATGCGGCCCGACGAACTGCCGCTGGCCTTGGCCGAGATCGAGCAGATGGCCCGTCGCCCTCGGGTCCGGGCGATCGGTGAAACCGGGCTGGACCACTATCGGACCAGGGACGAGGCCGGACACCAGACCCAGCGCGATGCCTTCGCCTGGCACATCGCCCTTGCCCAGGCGACCGGCAAGACGCTGGTCATCCACGACCGCGACGCGCATGCCGACGTGCTCGACGTGCTGGATGCCGAGGGCGTGCCGGAACGGGTGGTGATGCACTGCTTCTCGGGCGATGCCGACTTCGCCCGGGCCTGCCTGGACCGTGGCGCCTGGCTGTCCTATGCCGGTCCGATCACCTTCAAGCCCAACGAGCAGTTGCGTGCGGCGCTGCGGATCACCCCGCTGGATCGGATCCTCACCGAGACCGATGCTCCCTACCTGACTCCGGTGCCGTATCGGGGTCGCGCCAACGCCTCCTATCTGATCCCGCACACGGCCCGGTTCATGGCCGAGGTGCTGGATCGCGATCTCGTCGAGGTCTGCGGGGCGCTGGAGCAGAACGCGTACGCCGCCTTCGGCGGACCTTGGGGCTGA
- the rsmI gene encoding 16S rRNA (cytidine(1402)-2'-O)-methyltransferase, protein MSGVLLLAGTPIGDAADASPALIRALTGADVIAAEDTRRLRMLLTRLGIETSARIVSYFDGNEVARTPELVAALVDGATVVVATDAGMPSVSDPGYRITVAAIGAGVRVSVVPGPSAVLAALAVSGLPVDRFCFEGFLPRKAGERSRRLADLVREPRTMVFFEAPHRTAEMLSAAAEVLGADRPGVVCRELTKTYEEVVRGGLGELAAWAAGGVRGEVTIVIAGAPGSTEDDLARAVQQVQALVADGARLKQAVADVAAATGVRKNRLYDAALSARDLPE, encoded by the coding sequence ATGAGTGGAGTACTGCTGCTGGCGGGTACGCCGATCGGTGACGCGGCTGATGCCAGCCCGGCCCTGATCCGGGCGCTGACCGGGGCCGATGTGATCGCGGCCGAGGACACCCGTCGGCTGCGGATGCTGCTGACCAGACTCGGGATCGAGACGTCGGCGCGGATCGTCTCCTACTTCGACGGCAACGAGGTGGCCCGGACCCCCGAGTTGGTGGCCGCCCTGGTCGACGGCGCCACGGTGGTGGTCGCCACCGATGCCGGGATGCCGTCGGTCTCCGATCCCGGCTATCGGATCACGGTGGCGGCGATCGGGGCCGGAGTGCGGGTGAGCGTGGTTCCGGGGCCCTCGGCTGTGCTGGCTGCACTGGCGGTGTCCGGGCTGCCGGTCGACCGGTTCTGCTTCGAGGGTTTCCTGCCGCGCAAGGCGGGGGAGCGGTCTCGCCGGCTGGCCGACCTGGTCCGGGAGCCGCGGACGATGGTGTTCTTCGAGGCACCGCATCGGACGGCGGAGATGTTGAGTGCCGCCGCCGAGGTGCTCGGTGCGGACCGGCCGGGGGTGGTCTGTCGGGAACTGACCAAGACCTATGAGGAGGTCGTCCGTGGTGGGTTGGGGGAGCTTGCGGCTTGGGCCGCCGGTGGTGTGCGTGGTGAGGTGACGATCGTGATCGCCGGCGCGCCGGGCTCCACCGAAGACGACCTGGCCAGGGCAGTGCAGCAGGTCCAGGCGCTGGTCGCCGACGGCGCTCGGCTCAAACAGGCCGTCGCCGACGTCGCGGCGGCCACCGGAGTGCGCAAGAACCGGTTGTACGACGCAGCGTTGAGCGCGAGAGATCTGCCAGAGTGA
- a CDS encoding dolichyl-phosphate-mannose--protein mannosyltransferase: MADRLTGWLVTIAVTAIAFVLRAVHLGRPNSLIFDETYYAKDAYSLLRFGYERSWPDDANAKIIAGNLDVMKDSAAFIVHPQLGKWLIAFGEHFFGMTSVGWRIGPLIVGTLLVLVLTRLVRRVSRSTLIGGIAGLLLAFDGLAFVMSRVALLDIFLAFFALAAVACLAADRDWFRNRLADHLERNGLLDLGGRFGPALILRPWRIAAGLCFGLALGSKWSALYVLAAFALLSLAWDVGARRLAGAGVRSYTAILRDGIPAFVSLVLLSAVVYLSTWFSWLASTGGYDRDWGSKHPDAWTSRFLGDGLASLIQYHKDIWGFHTGDYINHATHSYDAKPIGWLLVVRPLSMYYQGDLPAGTDGCTTGDKCVGAVLAIGTPVLWWAGVIALIAAVILWVGARDWRFGIPVVGVLSVWLPWFSYDSRPVFYFYAIALIPFTVMAVALCLGKVIGDARAGDRRLLGGVLAGAFVALVAANFAWLYPILSGQPITYAQWQARMWFRSWI; the protein is encoded by the coding sequence ATGGCCGACCGGCTGACCGGCTGGCTGGTGACGATCGCCGTCACCGCCATCGCTTTCGTGCTGCGCGCGGTCCACCTCGGCCGGCCGAACTCGCTGATCTTCGACGAGACCTACTACGCCAAGGACGCCTATTCACTGCTGCGCTTCGGCTATGAACGGTCCTGGCCCGACGATGCCAATGCCAAGATCATCGCCGGCAACCTGGACGTGATGAAGGACTCCGCCGCGTTCATCGTCCACCCGCAGCTCGGCAAGTGGCTGATCGCGTTCGGCGAGCACTTCTTCGGCATGACCTCGGTCGGCTGGCGGATCGGCCCGCTGATCGTCGGCACCCTGCTCGTGCTGGTCCTCACCCGGCTGGTCCGGCGAGTCTCCCGCTCGACGCTGATCGGCGGCATCGCCGGGCTGCTGCTGGCCTTCGACGGCCTGGCTTTCGTGATGTCGCGAGTCGCCCTACTCGACATCTTCCTCGCGTTCTTCGCGCTGGCCGCGGTCGCCTGCCTGGCCGCCGATCGCGACTGGTTCCGCAACCGGCTCGCCGACCACCTCGAACGCAACGGCCTGTTGGACCTGGGCGGCCGGTTCGGTCCGGCGCTGATCCTGCGACCCTGGCGGATCGCCGCCGGGCTCTGCTTCGGCCTTGCCCTGGGCAGCAAGTGGAGTGCCCTGTATGTCCTCGCCGCCTTCGCCCTGCTCAGCCTGGCCTGGGATGTCGGCGCCCGCCGCCTGGCCGGCGCCGGTGTCCGCTCGTACACGGCGATCCTCCGCGACGGCATTCCCGCGTTCGTCTCGCTGGTGCTGCTCTCCGCAGTGGTGTACCTCAGCACCTGGTTCAGCTGGCTGGCCAGCACCGGCGGCTACGACCGGGACTGGGGCAGCAAGCATCCCGACGCCTGGACCAGCCGGTTCCTGGGCGACGGCTTGGCCTCGCTCATCCAGTACCACAAGGACATCTGGGGCTTCCACACCGGCGACTACATCAACCACGCCACCCACAGCTACGACGCCAAGCCGATCGGCTGGCTGCTGGTCGTGCGGCCTCTGTCGATGTACTACCAGGGCGACCTGCCGGCCGGCACCGACGGCTGCACGACCGGCGACAAATGCGTCGGCGCCGTGCTCGCGATCGGTACGCCGGTGCTGTGGTGGGCAGGCGTCATTGCCCTGATCGCTGCTGTGATCCTGTGGGTCGGCGCGCGCGACTGGCGCTTCGGCATCCCCGTGGTCGGAGTGCTGAGCGTGTGGCTGCCCTGGTTCTCCTACGACAGCCGGCCGGTCTTCTACTTCTACGCGATCGCCCTGATCCCGTTCACCGTGATGGCGGTCGCGTTGTGTCTGGGGAAGGTGATCGGCGACGCCCGAGCAGGTGATCGACGACTGCTCGGCGGGGTCCTGGCCGGCGCCTTCGTCGCCCTGGTCGCCGCCAACTTCGCCTGGCTCTATCCGATCCTGTCCGGCCAACCCATCACGTACGCGCAGTGGCAAGCGCGAATGTGGTTCCGCAGCTGGATCTGA